One genomic segment of Carboxydocella sporoproducens DSM 16521 includes these proteins:
- a CDS encoding DUF1614 domain-containing protein: protein MARLPIGTLVLVIVSLLIYFGLAHRILDRMRLTDRQALVVIGLMIIGSFITIPVARGLVGVDVNVGGALVPLGLSIYVLGKAGTGKEIFRALIAAVAVAIAISFSTVFLGGTEPETMFMDPIYFYPLVAGVLAYVVGRSRRSAFISAILGLMLADVFQLVWYYAKGRSGFVSFGGAGAFDTYILAGVLAALLAELIGETRERLQGGPARENRDPELIAGLKTPEMASMLGADQKKGGEKDEQQK from the coding sequence GTGGCTAGATTGCCGATTGGTACCCTGGTTCTAGTAATTGTTTCTTTGTTAATTTATTTTGGTCTGGCGCACCGGATTCTGGACAGAATGCGGCTCACTGACCGACAGGCACTGGTGGTCATCGGCTTAATGATCATTGGTAGTTTTATTACAATTCCGGTAGCAAGAGGACTAGTAGGAGTAGATGTGAATGTAGGTGGAGCGCTGGTACCACTGGGGTTGTCAATTTATGTACTGGGAAAAGCGGGTACAGGCAAGGAAATCTTTAGAGCCTTAATAGCAGCTGTGGCAGTTGCCATTGCAATCAGTTTCTCTACGGTATTTTTAGGGGGTACAGAGCCGGAGACAATGTTTATGGATCCTATTTACTTTTATCCCCTGGTAGCGGGTGTATTAGCCTATGTTGTAGGACGCTCCCGGCGTTCAGCTTTTATCTCTGCCATACTGGGGTTAATGCTGGCAGATGTTTTCCAGCTGGTCTGGTATTATGCTAAGGGTAGAAGCGGATTTGTCAGTTTTGGTGGGGCAGGTGCTTTTGATACGTATATACTGGCCGGCGTACTGGCCGCTTTGCTGGCAGAATTGATAGGTGAAACCAGGGAACGGCTGCAAGGAGGACCGGCCCGGGAAAACCGAGATCCTGAGTTGATAGCAGGACTTAAGACCCCGGAAATGGCCAGTATGCTGGGGGCTGACCAGAAGAAAGGGGGAGAAAAAGATGAGCAACAAAAATAA
- the spoIIP gene encoding stage II sporulation protein P, which produces MSNKNNRLLAIGGLVSLLLTLGLIYARDNGTLGQWLAMNSKVPVFQPLNLLSGSDETERESGYYIFKDEQGKTIHMTALPVFVGDEYIADDNKHYRVEKIEGDVVKLKYIGQEKLAYNPAWDEPMSLPAQAGGGKKPLIAIYHSHSDESYVPTDGRSSIYGNGGIYKVGKAYAAAMKQIGLNVVQSLRKHDPHDANAYHRSRRTATELLKLNPVALVDVHRDAVPPDVYQAKINGKNVTQIKLVVGRRNPRKGENLTFAKNIKAYLDKHRPGLVEGIFIAKGNYNQDLSPRAILIEVGSHTNSRIQAQEGVKLFADAVPRVVGVSTTTGPGAAPPGAAAPDKSLSLSDENRGSWTGAFLAIVLVIAAGIGFLLLATGSGAATWDRLRNFASRELASALGLKKKENKGGEKRE; this is translated from the coding sequence ATGAGCAACAAAAATAATAGGCTGCTGGCAATTGGTGGTTTGGTATCCCTTCTTCTGACTTTAGGTTTGATTTATGCCCGGGACAATGGGACTTTAGGACAATGGCTAGCTATGAACAGCAAAGTTCCAGTCTTTCAACCATTAAATTTATTGAGTGGCAGTGATGAGACAGAGCGGGAATCAGGATATTACATCTTTAAAGATGAGCAGGGGAAAACCATTCATATGACTGCCCTGCCAGTTTTTGTCGGAGATGAATACATTGCGGATGACAATAAGCATTACAGAGTAGAGAAGATCGAGGGTGATGTTGTTAAATTAAAATACATTGGGCAGGAAAAGCTGGCTTATAATCCAGCCTGGGATGAACCGATGAGCTTGCCAGCTCAAGCGGGTGGTGGTAAAAAACCGTTGATAGCTATTTATCACAGTCATAGTGATGAATCGTATGTACCAACCGATGGTCGGTCCAGTATATATGGCAATGGCGGGATTTACAAAGTCGGGAAAGCCTATGCAGCTGCAATGAAACAAATTGGCCTTAATGTAGTTCAAAGTCTGCGCAAACATGATCCCCATGATGCTAATGCCTATCATCGCTCGCGCAGAACTGCTACAGAATTGTTAAAGCTAAACCCTGTCGCACTGGTGGATGTGCATCGGGATGCTGTTCCGCCCGATGTTTATCAGGCTAAAATAAACGGCAAAAACGTTACGCAGATCAAGCTAGTCGTGGGACGCAGAAATCCTCGCAAAGGGGAAAACCTGACCTTTGCCAAAAATATTAAAGCATATCTCGATAAACACCGTCCAGGTCTAGTAGAAGGCATTTTTATTGCCAAAGGAAACTACAACCAGGACCTATCGCCACGGGCAATCTTGATCGAAGTTGGATCTCATACTAATAGCCGAATTCAGGCTCAGGAAGGCGTAAAATTGTTTGCTGATGCTGTACCCCGGGTCGTTGGGGTAAGTACTACTACCGGTCCAGGAGCAGCGCCTCCGGGTGCAGCTGCCCCTGATAAATCTCTAAGCTTGAGTGATGAAAACCGCGGCTCCTGGACGGGGGCTTTTCTGGCGATTGTACTGGTGATTGCAGCTGGTATCGGTTTTCTGCTGTTAGCGACCGGCTCTGGGGCAGCTACCTGGGATAGATTGCGGAACTTCGCTTCCCGGGAACTGGCCAGTGCCCTGGGGTTAAAAAAGAAAGAGAATAAGGGTGGGGAAAAAAGAGAGTGA
- a CDS encoding DUF3189 family protein, translating into MKIIYNCYGGAHSSVVAAALHLGLLDNTRVPGEKELLELPLFDGTWEHDHGRLFFFGIDDKQREIYVLGKRNLGHQLNDLIHLAAQAAGITREEYLLVDALPYVNWLMVVGGYTSRRLHWERLGRPIVIRGIQTFYWQIVNKVEQVKKLVPITETKKWVLKNGANITVDRVLACRVVRSFWLAWGITGISLDFLAAMVNNE; encoded by the coding sequence GTGAAGATAATCTATAACTGTTATGGTGGCGCCCATTCATCAGTTGTAGCAGCTGCCCTGCATCTGGGGCTGCTGGACAACACCAGGGTCCCCGGAGAAAAGGAGTTGCTGGAACTGCCTTTATTTGATGGGACCTGGGAACATGACCACGGGCGCCTTTTTTTCTTTGGGATTGATGATAAACAAAGGGAAATATATGTTTTGGGCAAACGCAATCTTGGCCACCAATTGAATGACTTAATCCATCTGGCTGCTCAGGCAGCAGGCATAACCAGGGAGGAATATTTACTGGTGGATGCCTTACCATATGTCAACTGGTTAATGGTAGTAGGTGGTTATACTTCCCGGAGATTGCACTGGGAAAGATTGGGTAGACCAATAGTTATAAGAGGGATACAAACTTTTTACTGGCAAATTGTCAACAAGGTTGAGCAGGTAAAAAAGCTGGTACCGATTACAGAAACAAAAAAATGGGTTCTAAAAAACGGAGCAAATATTACTGTTGACCGGGTTTTAGCTTGCCGCGTAGTAAGAAGTTTCTGGCTGGCCTGGGGCATAACTGGCATTTCCCTTGACTTCCTGGCTGCGATGGTTAATAATGAATAG
- a CDS encoding DUF512 domain-containing protein: MTQAAVIASVQTESFGERIGLKPGDRILAVNGEAVRDLIDMQFALAEEKLSLTIERSGAIFTLSVQKQWDEDLGIELESAVFDGIRRCANRCKFCFVEQMPPGMRESLYVKDDDYRLSVLHGNFITLTNLREEDLQRIEKLHLSPLYVSVHTTNPELRQELMGNRKAGQVLQQLQRLAAAGIELHTQIVCVPDYNDREELDKTVADLVSLYPQVQSIAVVPVGLTAHRNGLAKLRTFTSQEAANLIDQVERWQEKNRQEFDCYLVYAADEFYLMAGRSIPENERYEDFPQLENGVGLVRTFLDNWEDSKEELPKKQGKSRKALWITGVSFARVLQQVAAEAEAITGAKFEVLAVPNRFFGPTVTVTGLLTGEDILAALSESQNVDVVFLPDIIFRRGEMVTLDGMTVDEIADKAGVKVEVISSNGEDLVVMIKRWLTGE; the protein is encoded by the coding sequence ATGACACAAGCAGCTGTTATTGCCAGTGTCCAGACTGAAAGTTTTGGAGAACGGATAGGGCTTAAACCAGGCGATCGGATCTTAGCAGTTAATGGTGAGGCGGTCAGGGATTTAATCGATATGCAATTCGCTCTGGCCGAGGAAAAGTTGAGCTTAACTATTGAACGAAGTGGGGCAATTTTTACTCTTTCTGTACAAAAACAATGGGATGAAGACCTGGGTATAGAGCTGGAAAGCGCAGTTTTCGATGGGATTAGACGTTGCGCCAATCGTTGTAAATTTTGTTTTGTGGAGCAAATGCCGCCAGGGATGCGGGAAAGTTTATATGTTAAAGATGATGATTACCGTCTTTCGGTATTGCATGGGAATTTTATTACCTTAACCAATTTAAGAGAAGAAGATTTACAACGCATTGAAAAACTACATTTAAGTCCGCTTTATGTTTCAGTACACACGACTAACCCGGAATTGCGACAGGAATTGATGGGTAACAGGAAAGCGGGGCAGGTATTACAACAATTGCAGCGATTAGCAGCTGCCGGAATCGAGCTTCATACCCAGATTGTTTGTGTACCTGATTACAATGACAGGGAAGAGCTGGACAAGACTGTTGCTGATCTGGTAAGTTTATATCCCCAGGTTCAGTCTATTGCGGTTGTTCCTGTCGGGCTGACAGCCCATCGCAATGGATTAGCAAAATTAAGAACCTTTACCTCTCAAGAGGCCGCAAACTTAATTGACCAGGTAGAGCGCTGGCAGGAAAAGAACCGGCAGGAGTTTGATTGCTATCTAGTTTATGCAGCCGATGAGTTTTATTTAATGGCAGGGCGATCCATTCCTGAGAATGAACGTTATGAGGATTTTCCCCAGTTGGAAAACGGGGTTGGCCTGGTCAGGACATTTCTTGATAACTGGGAGGACTCAAAAGAGGAACTGCCCAAAAAACAGGGTAAGAGCAGGAAAGCTTTGTGGATCACGGGGGTTTCTTTTGCAAGGGTACTGCAGCAGGTTGCCGCAGAGGCGGAGGCAATTACCGGGGCAAAATTTGAGGTTCTGGCTGTCCCGAACCGTTTTTTTGGCCCAACAGTGACGGTTACCGGATTGTTAACCGGGGAAGATATATTAGCAGCTTTATCTGAATCGCAAAATGTGGATGTGGTTTTTCTGCCTGATATTATCTTTCGACGTGGAGAGATGGTTACCCTGGATGGAATGACTGTAGATGAAATTGCAGATAAAGCTGGAGTGAAGGTTGAAGTTATCAGTAGTAACGGGGAAGATTTAGTAGTTATGATAAAGAGGTGGTTGACAGGTGAGTAA
- the der gene encoding ribosome biogenesis GTPase Der: protein MSKPIVAIVGRPNVGKSTLFNRLVGGRLAIVEDIPGVTRDRIYGDAVWLDHAFTVIDTGGIEFSGIENEIANQMKHQAQLAMEEADVILFVVDGKEGLTINDEEVANMLRRANKPVVLVVNKVDNFDHTEQYNEFYALGLGEPILISAAHGYNIGDLLDEVVKHFSPTEGEEEDDDVIKIAVIGRPNVGKSSLVNALLGTERVIVSDVPGTTRDAIDTALERDGQKYIIIDTAGMRRKGKIADVVERYSVIRSLRAVDRSDIVLMVIDAVEGLTEQDKKIAGYAHESGKGCILVVNKWDLVEKDDKTALRYTEKLREGLGFMQYAPVIYVSARTKKRVAKILELVKFVADQQNMRIATSILNNLIREATYLNPPPSDRGRRLKILYATQVAVKPPTFVLFVNDSELLHFSYQRYIENQLRQTFGFEGTPIRIIPRNRQEEKE from the coding sequence GTGAGTAAACCAATTGTAGCCATAGTGGGGAGGCCAAATGTAGGCAAATCCACATTGTTCAACCGGCTGGTGGGTGGCCGGTTGGCTATTGTTGAAGATATACCTGGAGTTACGCGAGACAGGATTTATGGGGATGCGGTTTGGTTAGACCATGCTTTTACTGTAATTGATACTGGTGGTATTGAATTTTCCGGGATCGAAAATGAAATTGCCAATCAGATGAAACACCAGGCCCAGCTGGCCATGGAGGAGGCAGACGTTATTTTATTTGTAGTTGATGGAAAGGAAGGTCTGACCATCAATGACGAAGAAGTAGCCAATATGCTGCGCCGGGCCAATAAACCAGTGGTACTGGTAGTGAACAAGGTGGACAATTTTGATCACACTGAACAGTACAATGAGTTTTATGCCCTTGGTTTAGGGGAACCTATTCTGATCTCGGCAGCCCACGGCTATAATATTGGGGATTTACTGGATGAAGTGGTGAAACACTTTTCACCGACAGAAGGGGAGGAAGAAGATGATGATGTAATAAAAATAGCTGTCATAGGCCGACCCAATGTGGGCAAATCTTCTCTGGTTAATGCTTTGCTGGGGACAGAACGGGTTATAGTTTCCGATGTGCCTGGGACTACACGCGATGCTATTGATACTGCCCTGGAACGGGATGGCCAAAAATACATTATCATCGATACTGCCGGTATGAGACGCAAAGGCAAAATCGCAGATGTAGTGGAACGCTATTCTGTAATTCGATCCTTGCGGGCAGTGGATCGAAGTGATATAGTCCTGATGGTAATAGATGCGGTAGAGGGATTGACAGAGCAGGACAAGAAAATTGCCGGTTATGCCCATGAAAGTGGCAAAGGTTGCATCCTGGTGGTAAACAAATGGGACCTGGTGGAAAAAGATGATAAAACGGCTTTGCGTTATACGGAGAAATTGAGAGAAGGTCTTGGTTTTATGCAATATGCTCCGGTCATCTATGTTTCTGCCAGAACCAAGAAAAGAGTGGCCAAGATTTTGGAACTGGTAAAATTTGTAGCAGATCAACAAAATATGCGAATTGCTACCAGTATTTTGAATAACCTGATCAGAGAAGCCACTTATCTGAATCCACCGCCTTCAGACCGGGGTAGAAGGTTGAAAATCCTTTATGCTACCCAGGTAGCTGTTAAACCGCCTACATTTGTGTTATTTGTAAATGACAGTGAATTATTGCATTTCTCCTATCAGAGATATATTGAGAATCAGTTACGTCAGACTTTCGGCTTTGAGGGTACTCCCATACGGATTATTCCCCGTAACCGGCAGGAGGAAAAAGAATGA
- the plsY gene encoding glycerol-3-phosphate 1-O-acyltransferase PlsY, translated as MNWWLGIILVIASYVLGSVAFGYVVARAVAGIDIRNYGSGNVGATNTWRTLGWKAGLIAFAGDFAKGAVAAWLGKLWGGPAWGVALGIAAVLGHTYPVFLQFKGGKAVATGGGVLFALNPSITLLALGIWGAILYISGYVSLASLIAAACTPFLLLMFEPSWAVRIFGIIGASIVIWRHRSNIQRLRTGTENRIGRSGKRRD; from the coding sequence ATGAACTGGTGGTTAGGAATTATCCTGGTTATCGCTTCATATGTTCTAGGGTCTGTTGCTTTTGGCTATGTGGTGGCCAGAGCTGTGGCCGGAATCGATATCCGCAACTATGGCAGTGGGAATGTCGGAGCTACCAATACCTGGCGAACACTGGGCTGGAAAGCCGGGCTTATAGCTTTTGCAGGTGATTTTGCCAAGGGGGCAGTAGCTGCCTGGCTGGGCAAACTCTGGGGAGGACCGGCCTGGGGAGTAGCACTGGGGATTGCAGCAGTTCTGGGCCATACCTATCCGGTGTTTTTACAGTTCAAAGGAGGTAAAGCTGTAGCCACAGGTGGTGGGGTACTTTTTGCCCTTAATCCGTCTATTACCTTGCTGGCTTTAGGGATCTGGGGTGCTATTCTTTACATAAGTGGCTATGTTTCACTGGCCTCATTAATAGCAGCAGCCTGTACCCCGTTCCTGCTCTTGATGTTTGAGCCATCCTGGGCAGTTCGCATCTTTGGTATAATTGGCGCCAGTATTGTTATCTGGCGGCATAGGAGCAATATCCAGCGTTTGCGTACAGGGACAGAAAACCGGATTGGTCGCAGTGGAAAGAGGAGGGATTAG